GAAGCCTCGGGGTGGGCCCTGGCTGCCGGGCTCCTCATCCCATTTCCCCCCATCTTACCATGCACTTCCGTGTGGAGCCACCCCATCCTTCAGGTGAGGGAAGCCTGGAGACAGGAGGGCCCTGGGGCCAGGATCAGGCCGCTTAttccctctgcccaccccacaGCAGTGCAGCCCCTCTGCAGTCTCGACCCATTTTAGGCCCAGAGACTAAGATCTCCCTTTTCTCTAAAATCTGATTCATTGGTTATGAAATAATCTGTGAGCACAGGAGCACATACCCCATTACATCTGGGACCATGTGTCACCTCTCCTGTTGGAACTCTGACAGCAGGCAGCCTGGGGGTTTCATGTCCCCCTTAGCACAGAAAGCCGGGGTTCAGGAatgcccagggaagcccccctgccCAGTGTGCACCCAGACTGTGCCCGAGGGCCGGGGGAATGGGGTAGGGCTGTGCCTGCTGTCTTAACAGAGGCAGGGCCAGAGCTTCAGAGGCTTCAGGTCTCCTGCTGACCTTCGGCCCTCCCTCACCTTGACCTCTGACTCCTGGGGTCCCTGGTGCTTTCCCAGCCTCTCCTGTGGAGGTGGCCCTGGCTCCCTGTGAGGACTgggcccagcccccaccccaccagcagTGGTGAGTGGAACAGAGGGTCTCAGGCCCTCAGGAAGCTGCTTCCAGATCCCCAGGGCCTTGACCTTTCTGAAGGTGCCCAGGGAGGTGCTGGCTGGCCTGTGTCTGCCCCCTGcactccctccctgtctcccagcCCTGGGAGAGAACCTGCCTTAGCACCTGGGGCAGGGGGCGCCCCTGACACCCTCAGGTGCCTCACCATGCTGAAGCTGCTCCTTGTCCCCAGGTCGAGTGCAACTCCAAACTGGATCCAACCACCACGACCTTCCTGAAGGTgaggcctccccctccccaccatggGCCCCCCCGCAGGGAGGGGTCCCAGCCAAGGCGGGAGCAGGATGATGTGTCTGATCAGGGGACCTGCCCAGGTTTGCAAGGGACAGGCAAGGTGTGGTGGGAGGTGGCCCCTGTTCAGTTCACCCCCTCTTTTCCCTGCAGATGGCAGATTCCGGGGGtctcccccaggtcacacagGTGAGACTCTTGGCCCTCCTCCCATCCCTTACCTGGCCCAGGGTGGGTGGGACCTCCCCCCTCCCCGAAGCCCAGGCCGCCAATCAGACCCTGTGCCTGTCCCTTGTCCTGCAGCCTGGGAAGCTGACTGAAGCCTTCAAATACTTCCTGCAAGGCATGGGCTACAGTAAGTGTACTCCTCCCACCACACCCCCGTGACTAGGGAGCAGGCAGCAGGTGGGCCTGTGAGCATGAGTCCTTTTCCAGGGCCGGATGTTGTGCCTGGGGACTTCTAGGGCATCTTCGCCTAGActgttaagttggtgatgccaggcCGATCCCTGCCCTCCTGTGCCCTTGGAGAGGGAGGCTTTGGGGCACTGTTTTCATGGCAGGGCTGGGCCTGTTAGGTGGGGGGGGTTCTCCCAGCCCTAGGGGACCCAGGCCTGAGGCTGAATcctgccagggaagcctgcctgggGGTGAGTCATCCACACCATGCCCCCAGCTGGACCTCCAGCACCCGAGAAGGGCTGGGAAGGTGCTGGATGATGCGAGGGGCAGCAGAGAAGCGGGCCTGGAGTCTGGGAACTGGGGAAGGCACGGGAGGCCATCTGGGTGTGAGGAGAGCTGAAAGCAGCCACGCCTGGGGGCAGTAGACCTGAAGACCCTGAGGTCATAGGGGCTGTGGGTGGGTGGAACCGGCTCCCTGCCGCCTCCAGCTTCCCCTCGTGCAGGGGTGAGGCCCTGCTCATGAGCCTCTCCCACATGCACACACGACCCTTCAGTGACACAGGCGTATCCCCTGAGTTCCTCCCATCTCCCCCTTATGCCTGGCTCTCCTCCTAGAAGCAGACTTCCTCTCCCTGAATTTGTTTTCTTCCCCCTCCACTTCAGTCTCTGGATCTTGTGTCTCCTTGGTAGGACAGGCCTATAGGGAAAGaccggggcgggcgggcgggggggggggggtggggtggggttggggggggtggggggggcggggtccagccaggaattgaactcctCCAGGCCTCCAGGGGACTGGGCCCCTTGCCAGCCTGTCTGGGGACAAGTGGGGCAACGAGAGGCCAAGCCCTACAGTGAGACCTGGCAGGGACACAGAGCTGCGGAGGTGCCTGGAGAACACGGCTGGGATGGGTGGGTAAGCGGTACttgtcggggccgggacctgttCCCTGGGCCCTGGGAGGAATACCATCGTGCAGCTCAAGACCTGGGAAGATTTGAGAGATTATACAGGCCTctatccagggcttcccaggcagctcagtgggaaaaaaatccacctaccattgcaggagacctgggtccgatccctgggtcgggaagatcccctggaggaggatatggcaactcgctccactattcttgcctggagaatcccatggtcaggggagcctggcgggctacggtccacagggtcacaaagagtcggacatgactgagcacgcacccaTGGGCCTCTATCCGCGGGGATACTGAGCCCAGCGGAGTGGTGAGGGTGCAGGAACGGGTTAGGTGTCCTCAAAGGCCTTATTGGCAGAgcccccaggactgcagcccggGCTGGAGAAGCGGAGGCGGCTGAGTACCCCACCTGCTCTCTGGGCTCCTCAGGGCAGACTGACATCAGTGGCTCCTTCTGGGGCCGCTGCAGTaatggggggcaggaggggggCCCCTGAggctccagccctgcccccagcctctctgtaccctcctctcctctccgaCTCATCTCAACGCCCGGGCCTCGCCCGACCTCCTCTTCACCCGTGTTCTGtgtctccccaccccgccccctggCTCTGTCTTCTCTCTTAGTTGCATACTTGAAGGACCGAAGGCTGAGTGGAGGAGCAGGTAGCCCGCAGCCCCTCCCCTGATGCATGGATCCCCCGCCCGCCGCCATCGCCCGGgcccctctgctcctccctctATGCAGTGCTGCAGCCAAGCCGCATCTCGCCGCTTTTCTGTGGGCTCTATCCCATTTAGGGCTCCGGAGTGGCCAGGCTTTAGACCAGTCGTGCTTCTAGGTTCCCCGGGGCCCCATAGCTTCCAGAGCCCTGGCAGTTGGAGCCAGAACCTCCCAGAGGTGTCAGGCCTGGGGTCAGGGGCAAGCCACACCTGAGCTGGACAGGTGGCTGGCAGAGGTCAGGATGGAAGCGTTTGCTCCCTATGAGTTTATCTCACTTGTGTGACTCTCTGAATAATGGACTGAGGGCCGTCTGAGGCTACCCACCTTGCCCTTCTTTACAGAACTGATCTCCCCCCGCCCGGCCCCATTGTCCTCTTGAGGGAAGCAGAATTAGAAAGAACGTCCCATCCTTCCCTGGGCTCAAGGACACCTGGTCGGTCATCAGCTGCTGCCCTGTTGGGCCACAGCTCTGGCCCGCTCTTGTGAGGAGGGTCCTGCCAGCCCCTGTGGCCCCCGCCCCTTGGGCGCACTCCTTGTCGCTGGCGTTGCATGACCGTAGAGCCCTGGCTGCGGATGGGCCTCCGTGCCTTCGTCGGAAGAACGGGTCTCGCTGGCCGCTTTGCTTGCGTAAatccttctcccttctcccacGTGCCTGTGCCTGCCCCGCTGGCCCGTCCTCACCCCCGGTGCCCTTTCTGTCCGCAGTGCCCTCGGCCAGCATGACTCGTCTTGCCCGCTCTCGCACCGCGTCCCTCACCAGCGCCAGCTCGGTGGACGGTGGCCGCCCGCAGGCCTGCACCCACTCGGAGAGCAGCGAGGGGCTGGGCCAGGTCAATCACACCATGGAGGTGTCCTGTTGAAGCCCCAGGTCTCGCGAAGACGCCCACTCGCCCCCCCACCCACATCGACGTCCCATGGCCACCCTTTCGCGGCTCATTTccccttgagtttatttttgtgagggcgaaggggaggaaatggggttacttctcttttgtttaaaaagaagaggGGATCCGTCTAGAAGCTGCTGCGGAACAGTCTCCAGATGGTTTGAGGGGCTCACTCCTCCCCACCTCATTCCCCTCATGCACTCGTTAACTTGGCTGACTCAATCCCTCTCTTCCGACTCCCCAAGACCCAGGCACAGTAAGGGCACCATTCCAGGGAGGGAAGCGGATTAGCTCAGGAAAGACTCAGAGTCCTCCTCTGACCAGGATCCAGGGTAACATCCTGGGCCAAAGAAAGCATGGGTTGACCCCCTGGGCCAGGCAGGTTTGAAGATGGGGAGGAGGTTTTGAGGTGGTGGGTGCTGGGCCAGCAGGAACATGGAGTCCAGCTCGTGCGCTGGCGTGAAAACCAGGAGCCAGCCCCTTTCCCCTGCAGCCCCAACACCAAGTCTGTTTCCGGTCTTAGCACCTATGACAATCGTCTGAACAGACGCCACAAGGGGGCGCCACTCCCAGGCAGCAGTTTAGCGGGTGCTCTCCTGGCAGGCCTGGTGCTGTagggccaggcaggcaggggctgaAGAGGGCTGCTTCGCCTGAAGAAGACAGAACACGGAGGACCTGGAGGGCAGGAACCCCACAGACTGTCCCTTCCAGCCCCACACTCGGCCACCTCCTGGCCCTGGCCCATTGCTGAGCCAAGGCCCCGAGGCAGAACGTCACCTGGTCCTCTGCCTCCATAGGGAGCTGACTGGGGCTGAGGTTAAAGGCTGGGATAGCCTTTGAGTGTTGGGTGCACTTCTGAGAACTTCATGGTGACTACTTTTGGAAGCCTGCAGACAGTGGCGGCTCAGAGTTCCCATAGAGTTCCCTCAGAGACCCCCCTTTGTGCCTCCAGGTTCCATGGAAGACAGCTCAGTCAGCAGCAGCGTGGCAAGGTCACTAGAAACGTTTCTAGAGAGAGTTCTCATCAAGCTCTGTCAGCGTTTCACGTGGGCATCACTGAGCACGCTCATGTGGAGAAAACTGTCCAAGGTAGCCCCACATCACCATCCTAGCCAGGTGGAGGAGGCCTAGGCTGGGGCTTGCTGGGTCCAGGGGTGGGAGGTAACGTTTCTGGAAGTGAACAAGGGCCAGGCAGAAGGGCAAGGCTCCCCACACACCCCAGCCCCTTCCTGTCACCTGAAGCCCAGCACTGTGCCATATACTTCCTATCCACCACCTTACCAGGTAGAATCTCCTGGCCCGGAAACCAGAAGCCATTTGTCTCTGAGCCTAAATCAATTGCCATAAGCCCCCAAATGAgcaaagagaagaggagagggcaaTGAAAAATGCAGGACTGTGGAGGCGGGTGGGTGCGTGTGGGGCTGAGGGGACGCCTGCATCCACATTTCCTCTGCACACGTCACCCCCTTCTATGCTCTTAAGCCATCACTCTACACTGCTCTAGAGCCCACTGGAGTGTTAGTCTGCCCCCAGTTCTGTTCACTCGCGTGCTTCCTCTGAATATCAAATGTGACTGTTTGAAAAGCTGGTAGAATTAATCCCTTACTGTAGATAGCGCTGTGAAACTTGGAtttcttttctgtgttctttCAGATGAGATATCTATAAATacctatacattatatatatatatatgtatattgggtACCCCCGCGTGTGGCTTTCCATTGGAGGTTGTGTCTTCTTTGGTCAAAGTGAACTTTTAAtggaatttattattttcctctgtacaAAGTGAAGAGCCTACTCTTGTGTATTCTGGTGGCTGATGTCGTGAGACTTTGAGATgacaaaatgtaaaacaaaacccCTTGTCAACATAGAAAGAGTTAACTGTGCTGAAAAACTAATAAAGTAATaagaagaatttgagtaggatgATGCTGTGCCCATCGTGGGAAGCTTTGAAAGAGGAAGTATAAGCTGGTGAGGCTGGTGCTTCCTGGGTTTTAGGTAGGGTTGAACGTTTAGAACGAAGACAGGCATTTCCATCCGTCTCTGTATTTCCAGATCTTGTCACATTCCACAAGGTAGATATTAATTATCCTAGTTtcacagctgagaaaactgaattTGCCCTAACAAGAGACCAAAGTGGGAGCTGAACCTTGGCAGTAATAGACTTCAAAACCCAGATCTGTAATCTCTGTATTTGCTGcctttaatttcttaaatttaacGACATGCTATTTCCCCGTGTTTAACCACCATTTCTGATTCATTCACTATCCTGCCGTTTGTCAGTTACGAAAGAACCaagtaaataaaagcaaaccCCTCCTGCTGCTCTACAGAAGCAGGACAAGGTCTGTTCTAGTTTGGAGAGCCCCGCCCACTCCCCACGAAACTGCGCAAACCGCTCTATTCGCGCTCCCAGCCGATCTCTCGCGAGGCCTTCCCTTCGCATCCAGAAACCAGATTTTGCACTTCAACTGGGCTTTTACCTCTGCTGTCAGAGACCTAAGCGGGAAAACGTTGTGCCTGGCTCAGACCACGCTCAAGGCGGCAAAAGGACACGCCTTCATGCACCCAACCGCAcgttttctaaacccagctgcgGACACTTGGCCTCAAAGATGTTTTCAGCGGggatgatatcagttcagttcagtcgcccagtcgtgtccgtctctttgcgaccccatggactgcagcacgccaggcctccctgtccatcgccaactcccggagcctactcaaacccatgtccattgagtcggtgatgctatccaaccatctcatcctctgtcgtcccccttctcctcccgccttcaatctttcccagcatcagggtcttttccaatgagtcagttcttcccatcaggtggccaaagcactggagtttcagcttcagcatcagtccttccaatgaatattcaggaatgatttccttaggatggactggttggaactccttgcagtccaagggactctcaagagtcttctccagcacatttcaaaagctgctgctgctaagtcgcttcagtcgtgtccgactctgtgctgaGTGCAAATCCTTGCTTGTCTTCCGAGCGAAGGCGAAATGAACGTCACGTGGTCCGGGGCGGGGACATAGGGCCCGCCCTCGAAAGTCCAGCCCCCGGACGCCGGAAGCGCCGGTGCGGCTCTACAGACGCGGGAGGCTCTGTGCCCTCGGACCATGGCGACGCAGGCGAAGCGCCGGCGGGTAAGTCACGGCGGACGGCGGCGGTGCACCCCTTTCCACCGCGCCACGCCACTCTCCCGCCCTCCTGGCGCGCGCGCGCTCTGCTCCGTGCCGCGAGTCACTCGCCGCTCTTCGCGTCCCCTCCCCAAGCCCGGGCCTTCCTCCGCGCGCGCGCCCCCGTCTTCTCCGCCCCCATCGAGCTCTCCCGGGCGGGGCCGCGCCACTGCGCTTGCCTGTCTTAGGTGGCCGGGCCTGCGGGCAGCGACGAAGACCCGGCCCCGGTGGCCAGCTTCCTGAGCTGGTGCCAGCGGGTGGGACTGGAGCTGAGTCCCAAGGTGAGAGGGGGCCTGGGGGAGGTGGGTGCAGCGGGGAAGCGGGCGTGGGCCAGCTCTGAGCTGCCATTCTCTCTGCTCAGGTGGCGGTGAGCCGGCAGGGCACGGTGGCCGGCTACGGCATGGTTGCCCGGGAGAGCGTGCAGCCCGGTGAACTGCTGTTCGCGGTGCCGCGGGCCGCGCTCCTGTCGCAGCACACCTGCTCCATCAGCGGCGTGCTGGAACGAGGTGGGCACGCCGACAGGGGTGGAGAGATGCTGAGTTGGGCCCGCGGGGTCCCTAATCTTCGTGTCTCCCCCAGAGCGAGGCGCGCTGCAGAGCCAGTCGGGCTGGGTGCCGCTGCTGCTGGCGCTACTCCACGAGATGCAGGCCCCGGCCTCGCTCTGGCGCCCCTACTTTGCGCTCTGGCCCGAGCTGGGCCGCTTGGAGCATCCCATGTTCTGGTGAGAGCCGTAGGAGGGGCTGGGGAGCGCCAGTACGTTGCCTGGCTCGAACCGCTTGCCCTTGGGACACGGGTGCCAAGCGCTAGTCTCGGTAGATTGGGTGAAGAACCTGGGTGGGGGTGTCACTGCAGGCCAGAGGAGGAGCGCCGGCGATTGCTGCAGGGCACAGGCGTACCTGAGGCCGTGGAGAAGGATTTGGCCAACATCCGCAgcgagtattattccattgtgctGCCCTTCATGGACGCCCACGCCGATCTTTTCAGCCCCAGGGTCCGATCTCTGGAACTCTACCGCCAGCTCGTGGCTCTTGTGATGGCCTACAGGTCAGTGAGTAGAGCCTTGCAAAGGACTCTCTTCTTTAGAACTCTGTTGAGTGACCAGAAGGGAAAGAACAGTGAGCCCCACCCCAACACTGGGCTTTAGCCAAGTTCTTTCTGTGGCAGCTTTCAGGAACcactggaggaagaggaggatgaaaaGGAGCCAAACTCCCCTTTGATGGTGCCTGCTGCAGACATACTAAACCATTTAGCCAATCACAATGCCAATCTAGAATACTCTCCAGTGAGTGGATCCCTCCCAGTTCTTGTTTCTGTGCCTTGATGCTTGGGCATTTGAATCGAACCAATGTCTTCTTCATGCTGGCCTGGCAGTTGAGCCAAATGGGCTCAGTTCTCCTCATGCTAGAAATGAGTAGGTGAAATTAGTTCCTCCACTATGTATTCTGCTTGCATATTACAGTGAAGTTCTCTGAACACTAAAGCCCTCAAAGAAAGTTGGGGTTAATCCTCTGCTAAACCTGTGCCATCGTTGTTTTGGTGCTTTAGGTCTGTTCTGTGCAGTGCCAATGAGCTGAGATTGTCAGGGATCTGGAACAGCCATAGCGTCAGTACTTTTCAGAAGACGGGATGTTCCTAAGAAAGGGTTCAAGATGATACCAGGACTGTGTTTATATCTATTTGCTAAGTGGAAAGTTGCAAGAAAAGATGTAAGTTTACAGAGTTAAAAGTTAGGAAAtggctgttatttttaaaaccttgtcTCCATTTGCTGTTCCTACTTTGATCTGGGTTGTGGttttgttggcttttttttttttaacagagctGCGCGtatcttagttacccaaccagggattgagtcctaacctctgaaccgCCAGTGAATTTCCTTTgatctggggttttttttttggctgcactgtgcggcacatggtatcttagttccccaagcagggatggaacccacaccttgctgcagtggaagcttggagccttaaccactaagaccaccaggaaatccttagttcattttttaaagctaGCAACTTTTTGAAGTGCTTGAGATGACTGAGCAGAGGTTTCACCTACTAAAGCATTGGGCTGTTTAGACTTTTACAAGCCTCATTTGTTTTATTCTACAGCGCAGGATCTTAACTAATAGTAGCATGTTGGTAGGTACAGCATCAGTCTCATCGCTGAACTATACCCGTTGGAGGAACTATACTTTCCTAGGAGCGAAGTCATATTCTTAGGGGTGGCCCGGAAAGGGCTTGACCCCAGCTTCTGAACCCTTCCACCCCAGACTTGTCTTCGGATGGTGGCCATTCAGCCCATTCCTAAAGGCCATGAGATCTTCAACACTTACGGGCAAATGGCTAACTGGCAACTGATTCACATGTATGGTTTTGCTGAACCATATCCTGACAACACCAATGACACAGCTGACATTCAGATGGTGACTGTTCGTGAAGCCGCGTTACAGGGTGAGTGGTTTAGCTCACGCTGGTGTATGTGTCTATCCTTGCCCCCTTTTTGTGGACTAAGGAGAAATGAGGTTTTGGGTTTACCAAGACTTTCACACCGGTACTTTTCTATCTATAGGAACAAAAGTTGAAGCTGAAAGGCTCCTACTGTATGAACGCTGGGATTTCTTATGCAAATTGGAGATGGTAGGGGAAGAGGGAGCCTTCGTGATTGGGCGTGAAGAGGTACTGACTGAAGAGGAACTGGCCGCTACACTCAAGGTAAATGCTCAAAATGAGTATTTAGAGCTAGATGAGAGGAAAGGTGGCCTGGACAGAGTACACGCAAATGCTGCCGGGATAGGCCAGCTTCTCTGAATCAGTTTCAGAAACATGCAAGTATTATATCCTACTTCAAAGGGCCCCATGGTTGCTTCTAGGTACTGTGCATGTCTGCTGAGGAGTTCAGAGAGTTTAAAGACCGGAATGGATGGGAAGATGATAAAACCAAAGAAGACAGCCTGACAATCACAGACATCCCCAAACTCAAAGCATCATGGAGACAGCTTCTTCGGGACAGTGTTTTGTTGACCCTGCAAACCTATGCCACAGACTTGAAAACTGAGCAAGATTTACTCAGCAACAAGGAGGTCTATGCGGCACTTAGCTGGAGGGAACAGCAAGCCTTACAGGTGCGTTACGGTCAGAAGATGATTCTACACCGGCTGTTGGAGCTGACACGTTAGCAGGCTCCCTTCTGCCTGAAGGAGTATCCCGAAGAGGAACTTCATGCTAAGCTATTATGCACTGATGcttggaaaaaagtaaaatttggaTCTTCTGCTTTGTGTTTTGTACTAATACCAAAAGGAAAAGTAGCAAAATTGTTAACAAAATAGGATGAACTCCAAGGTAAGAGTGACAGCTGAAGGATCAGGAGCAGTAGACTTGTgaattgctgctgttgctaacaCTGATAAACTTTGTAACTGTTTTGTTACCAAGTTTGAACCAAAGCAGAAATGTGACAGTGACACATTTTGTTGCCGTCTAGCATTTAATGACACAGAGCTTGAAAGTAGACCTGGTAGGTCCATCTTGAGCGGCCACTTTCCTTTTTACAAAACTTCCTATTGGAGGATTGAGTAAGCTGTTACTGGAACTCTGAGCAGTTATTTTAATTCCTTAGCAGCCTAAGATACCAGTGACATACAAGCCCCCATGTAAGATTTCTATTTATCTTGTATATATTTCAAGTgggataaatataaaatatgtacctactcctattccttttcttttaaaaattatatcaaaatgcTATGaaggtctattttttaaaactggcatTTTGAATTTAACCACAGAAACCTGGTGCAGTTAACttttagaaaggaaaaggaaaacactacacagaaatcacttcctTATTTAAAGATGCTACATTGGGAGTGGAAAAACCTGGCATTCAGCAAAAGTTGGTGTTCCCCAATGGGAAGGCTGGGTGGTCCACTTTCCTCCTCACCACCAGCACTGGCTGCTACTGAGAAAGGCACAGTGGACTCGTGTGTGTCATAACTTTAATGTTTGACTACAGTATGCATACACATACAAGAAGTAGGGAGGCTAAAGTCCAGGAACTAGAAAGGCTACAAAATACAACACATGGACCAATACACTTACAAAACATTCAAAATCCTTACAAAAGGGGCTGTATTGGTCCTTTTGACTTGGTTGTTGAACTCAGCCTATATGGCCATTCATTGGGATAATGGGGAAGGGCAATTCATACTATTTGGCTCCTTTCTGCACAATTTCTGTAATGAGAGATGGGGGAGCTTTAGGCCTGTTTTGGCTTCCCTTTATAAAAAGTGTCTCACAGGGCCCAAGAGGGTGTGTTCTCcagcaggaaagagaaaatgatgCTTTCCCAGCAGCAAGCTGTAGATGTGGGGAAGAGGTAAAATAAAAAACCCATGGGATCTCAAATGTGAACTCTGCACATGTTCCTAGCATATCAGATTCTACAcatccacattttttaaaaacaactgggtGATTTTCAAGGTCCCTGTccgtgtatttttttttaaagttacacaaTATTTAAACTggctttcttgctattctttgggacacCTGGAATGTCAGAAGAAATGGTGctgtgccccacccccactccacccccagaCAAGTGCATGGCATCAGCAGCTCCTTCCATTATAAATTGGGCAGGTACCAGTTTACCTACTTGCCTTGAACACATTTTGCACAAACCCAAGAAGTTTCAGACAAAGGttttctctttcatatatttACACAAGTTCAAAATGATATTCACAGCATCTTCTAAATTTTGGCCAAGAGtcaaaaaaatgcatttaaacttTGGAACGT
Above is a genomic segment from Ovis canadensis isolate MfBH-ARS-UI-01 breed Bighorn chromosome 14, ARS-UI_OviCan_v2, whole genome shotgun sequence containing:
- the SETD6 gene encoding N-lysine methyltransferase SETD6 isoform X1 codes for the protein MATQAKRRRVAGPAGSDEDPAPVASFLSWCQRVGLELSPKVAVSRQGTVAGYGMVARESVQPGELLFAVPRAALLSQHTCSISGVLERGGHADRGGEMLSWARGVPNLRVSPRARRAAEPVGLGAAAAGATPRDAGPGLALAPLLCALARAGPLGASHVLVRAVGGAGERQYVAWLEPLALGTRVPSASLGRLGEEPGWGCHCRPEEERRRLLQGTGVPEAVEKDLANIRSEYYSIVLPFMDAHADLFSPRVRSLELYRQLVALVMAYSFQEPLEEEEDEKEPNSPLMVPAADILNHLANHNANLEYSPTCLRMVAIQPIPKGHEIFNTYGQMANWQLIHMYGFAEPYPDNTNDTADIQMVTVREAALQGTKVEAERLLLYERWDFLCKLEMVGEEGAFVIGREEVLTEEELAATLKVLCMSAEEFREFKDRNGWEDDKTKEDSLTITDIPKLKASWRQLLRDSVLLTLQTYATDLKTEQDLLSNKEVYAALSWREQQALQVRYGQKMILHRLLELTR
- the SETD6 gene encoding N-lysine methyltransferase SETD6 isoform X2, which produces MATQAKRRRVAGPAGSDEDPAPVASFLSWCQRVGLELSPKVAVSRQGTVAGYGMVARESVQPGELLFAVPRAALLSQHTCSISGVLERERGALQSQSGWVPLLLALLHEMQAPASLWRPYFALWPELGRLEHPMFWPEEERRRLLQGTGVPEAVEKDLANIRSEYYSIVLPFMDAHADLFSPRVRSLELYRQLVALVMAYSFQEPLEEEEDEKEPNSPLMVPAADILNHLANHNANLEYSPTCLRMVAIQPIPKGHEIFNTYGQMANWQLIHMYGFAEPYPDNTNDTADIQMVTVREAALQGTKVEAERLLLYERWDFLCKLEMVGEEGAFVIGREEVLTEEELAATLKVLCMSAEEFREFKDRNGWEDDKTKEDSLTITDIPKLKASWRQLLRDSVLLTLQTYATDLKTEQDLLSNKEVYAALSWREQQALQVRYGQKMILHRLLELTR